The sequence CACTGTACTTTCAAATCAGGTCCCCGATAAGCAATATGAAAAGGTTCCAATTCATCGTTTGTATAGCGCTGTACGATATCACCTGTTTGCGGATCTAATTTAACTGGTTCCGCCTGCTGTTGAATAATATTAAACCTTGTTCGATTTGTTTTACAGTTCGGACAACGATAAGGTACTGCCATAATGATACCTCCTTTAAATGTTTCAATCATTAGTATTTGAAGAGTGGACGTATATATGTAAATTTTCATAAGGAAAGGATAAAAAATGAACGCACAGGCTTTACTTAATAAGTTTTCTAAGGTTATTCACAATCGGAACATCCTTGAAGACCTAGAACCTAAAGAACAATTACAAACCTGGATTAAAGAGGATCTATTAGATTTGCATACACATCCGCGGCTAAGGAAGGATAAGAAGCATAGATTCTTTCTTGCAATCAAAAAAATAATCCGATCCGACCTTTTAGAACCAGCAGATAAGACCGAGCTTATTCAAATTTATATAGATACAATGGAAGCGATTGATGCTAATGAACACAGCAACAAATGATAATTAAATGTAAAGTCTGTAACATTAGAGACTGCTTTAAAAATGTGTCAAGTTTAAATTTCGCCCAATATTAATCCATTCCATCTATTTTCCACCAGCTGGTGAATGTTTTGGGGGTTTTTGTTTTTTTTACCAGTAGGCTGCTTGTCCCACGATATACATAGAATTATAGCGTTTATCCTGATTTTTTTCAGAAGAATCTTGAAGTTTGATAGGTCTTTTTGCATAAATGGAAGTTTGTCCCAAAATTATTACAAAAAACTGATGGTATGATGTTGTTGTAAGCAAAACGCGAAAAAACATCAAGGAGGCAAACTCATGAAAAAGTCATGGATCATTTCTGCAGCTGCAGCAGCTACTCTTATTTTTTCTGGAGCAGCAACAACAACAGCAGATGCTGCTGAAGTAAACGTACAATCTAAGGTATACACATACCAATTTAATAATATGAATCAAGCAAACTCTTATATTCAAAATCTATTAAGTCAGTACGGTATCCAATGGAACCAAGTAAAATGGAATGTGCCTACTACACAGGCTCCAACTCAAGCACAACCTAAAGCTCAAACTCCTGCACCTGCTCAACAGCCTGCTGCAGAACAACCAGCAAAACAAACAACTACTAATACAGCTGCAAGTGTTTCTCAATTTGAAAAACAAGTTGTTGAATTAACAAACCAAGAACGTGCAAAAGCTGGTCTTGCACCACTTCAATTAGATGAGAACCTAAGTAAAGTAGCTAAAGCTAAATCTCAAGATATGCAACAAAAAGGTTACTTTGATCATAACAGCCCAACTTACGGATCTCCATTCGATATGATGAGAAGCTTTGGTATCCAATATAAATCTGCAGGTGAAAACATTGCTATGGGTCAACGTTCTCCAGAAGAAGTAGTACAAGCTTGGATGAATAGTGCAGGTCACCGTGCAAATATTCTAAATTCTAGCTTTACTCATATTGGAGTTGGATATGTAGCTAACGGTAACTACTGGACTCAAATGTTTATCGGAAAATAATAGTTGCAACCTTTAAACCTCAGGGACTTCCCTGAGGTTTTTTGCATTTTGAAGTATTTTTTTCATCATACTAGAAGTAAATGATAGAAAAAGAGGTGCTATCTATGCGTATTCGAAAGGCAAGCCAAAAAGATTTAGAGGCTATTATGTCGATCATTCAGGTTACAGTGAAACTGATGGAAGAAAACAAAAATGATCAGTGGACTGGCGAATACCCGCAAGAGGATGATTTTCAGTCGGATTTAAAAAAAGATCACTTATATGTTGCAACTTTGCAAGAAAGGGTGGTCGGCTGCATTACGATTGATCAGGAAGAGCCTGAAGAGTATTCTTTCGTTAACTGGAGAAGAAACGGAGATGCTTTCCTTTTTCACCGGCTGGCAGTCGACCCGGATACAAGGGGAGAAGGGATTGCTTCCAAGTTAATCTCATTTGCCGAGAATGTTGCGATTAGCCATAATGTATTTTATATAAAAGTAGACACCTATTCCCTTAATAAAAAAGCCCAAAAGCTTTTTGACAAGCTTGGGTATGAAAAGCAGGGGGAAATTTTTTTATATGGCAAGAAAGAGCCATTCTATTGTTATGATAAAATTTTACATACTTCAATATAAATAGGTTAATATGGAGGAAGTTCGATCTCTGTCTCTTGCCACTCAACACTTTTAGGCAATTTAATTTCAAGGATGTTATCCTTAAAGACAGTTTTCGCTCCTTTTTTTCTGACGAGGGAGGGAAGATGAATCATCCAAGTATCCCCCTCCTCCGGAGCATCTGTGATCATACACTGGTTTCGGGTATAACTAATTTTCATTTTATCAAGCCAGCTTTTATCTTCTATCGTCAGACGAACAAATACATCTTCATGGGTCTCAAATACCTTTTCTGAAAAAGGGGATAAAGATGGGTTTGATGTTCCTTGATATGGTCGATTATTCCATGACGCTGGATTATTCATGATTTCTTTAAATTGAGGCGGAAACATTTGGTTCATCATTTGATCAACATATTTCTGAAACTGTTCCGGGCTAAATGGTCCGCCAATTGCGTTTTCATTTTGCTTGCCGAAGGGCATTTTCCAGTTCCATGGAAACATAATCTTCCCTCCTTTATACGTTAATATTTTGAAATGGTGTATAAGCACTCATCTATTAATGGGTTTTTTTAGAACCATATTTCTTAGGGATAAGCTGAGGTTGAGGAGCAGTACGAAGTCTTCAACCTCATAAATCTGTATTAATATCGTATGCTTATGAAATTGAACTGTTAATCTGGGACAAAATCTGCTAAGCTAGTTGTTATTTGAAAAGAAATCGATTCGGTATTACTATAAAAGGACAAAGGGATAAGGAGCGCATGTATGGAGAAAAAATCGGCTTTTATAACAGGAGGAACGAAAGGCTTAGGGAAACGAACGGCAGAAGCTATGGCAGCGATGGGATATGATCTTTATCTTAATTACCGCACCGAGTACCCAGAAACACGTGCATGGGTGCTAAGGCTGCAGCATACATACCGGATTCATGTTGAATTAGTTAAAGGTAATATGTCTATACTTGATGATTGTAAAAGCGTGAGCAGGCATATTAGAGATCATGTGCCGAATTTAGCAGCCGTTATATTGAATGCAGGGCCTTATATCGCTGACCGAAAGCTATTAGCGGACTATACTGAGAATGAATGGAATGAATTAGTGAACGGCAACCTTTCCTCAGCCTTTTATATTTTAAAAGAGTTAATTCCTGTATTAAGACAGAATAAAGGACGAATTATTACATTTGGTTTTGACAAAGTCGAGTCTGCTCCCGGTTGGATGTTCCGTTCAGCATTTGCTGCTGCTAAATCTGGACTAGCTTCATTAACTAAGTCAATCGCCATGGAAGAAGCTGCGAATGGAATAACAGCCAATATGATATGTCCCGGTGATATAACCGGTGAATGGAAAGAAAAAATGATTGAGGAAGCCATCCATTTTCATGATCCTAAGAAACCGGTAGGGCGACCAGGAACAGGTGAGGATATTGCAAGAATGGTAACATTCCTGTGTGATGAAAAATCTGATTTTATAACAGGTTCTATTTTTCAAATCAATGGCGGACAAGACGTTTTATCTAAGTCCAGCAGAGAGGGAAAATAGGCAATTATAAAGGGTCGGACCTTTTAAAAAGCCAGACCCCGATATTCTTCTGATCAGGAAAAGGAGCTTACGTCTGAAGCTCTTTTTCTTTTTTGGATGTAATACAGGCGGGAACCGAGCAGTAAGGCTCCAACACTTAATCCTATTGTTAAGCCAATCCAATATCCATAGGCTTCCAGGGAAGTGAATTCAGCTAATAGATAACCGGCGGGCAATCCTACAATCCAATATGCAAAAAAGCAAATCCAAAATGTTACATTTACGTCTTTATAGCCCCTAAGCGCTCCTTGGATTGGGGCCTGAAGAGCATCTGAAAGTTGAAATAGGATGGCAAACAGTAAAAAATTTGCTGTTAATTCTAGCACAATCGGATTTTCTGTATAAATTGCTGCAATATCCTCCCGAAACTGATAGAGAATAAAAGACGACACAAAAGCCATACAGACCGCAAAACTGATGCCAAGCCAACTATATTGGAAGGCATCATGCAACCGTTTAGCCCCTACTTCAAAACCGACAACAATCGTTAGTGCCATCGAGATACTTAAAGGAAACATAAACATCACAGCGGAAAAGTTCATCGCAGCCTGATGGGCAGCAATGGTCATCGTATCATAATTACTCATAAGCAAAGTAACCGCAGAAAATATACTTACTTCAAAAAAGATGGCAAATCCAATCGGAATGCCTATTTTTAAAATCTCCACAAAAGACTTTAGACTTGGAGCCGGCAAGGCAGAGAAAATCTTATATAACGAAAAGGGGTGCTTTTTTTGAACGATCCAAATCGCTATCCCAAGAACAAACCAATATGTTATGGCAGAAGCAACTCCGGCTCCGACACCGCCTAATGCCGGAAACCCAAACTTACCAAAGATGAACAAATAATTTAAGCTGACGTTTATGGGTATAGACAGTAAAGTGATCATCATGCTCACCTTGGTCTGGCCAAGAGAGTCAATAAAACAGCGAATAAC is a genomic window of Bacillus oleivorans containing:
- a CDS encoding DNA alkylation repair protein translates to MAVPYRCPNCKTNRTRFNIIQQQAEPVKLDPQTGDIVQRYTNDELEPFHIAYRGPDLKVQCAACGLVEDERMFIKFGES
- a CDS encoding CAP domain-containing protein, which gives rise to MKKSWIISAAAAATLIFSGAATTTADAAEVNVQSKVYTYQFNNMNQANSYIQNLLSQYGIQWNQVKWNVPTTQAPTQAQPKAQTPAPAQQPAAEQPAKQTTTNTAASVSQFEKQVVELTNQERAKAGLAPLQLDENLSKVAKAKSQDMQQKGYFDHNSPTYGSPFDMMRSFGIQYKSAGENIAMGQRSPEEVVQAWMNSAGHRANILNSSFTHIGVGYVANGNYWTQMFIGK
- a CDS encoding GNAT family N-acetyltransferase, with the protein product MRIRKASQKDLEAIMSIIQVTVKLMEENKNDQWTGEYPQEDDFQSDLKKDHLYVATLQERVVGCITIDQEEPEEYSFVNWRRNGDAFLFHRLAVDPDTRGEGIASKLISFAENVAISHNVFYIKVDTYSLNKKAQKLFDKLGYEKQGEIFLYGKKEPFYCYDKILHTSI
- a CDS encoding spore coat protein produces the protein MFPWNWKMPFGKQNENAIGGPFSPEQFQKYVDQMMNQMFPPQFKEIMNNPASWNNRPYQGTSNPSLSPFSEKVFETHEDVFVRLTIEDKSWLDKMKISYTRNQCMITDAPEEGDTWMIHLPSLVRKKGAKTVFKDNILEIKLPKSVEWQETEIELPPY
- a CDS encoding SDR family oxidoreductase, giving the protein MEKKSAFITGGTKGLGKRTAEAMAAMGYDLYLNYRTEYPETRAWVLRLQHTYRIHVELVKGNMSILDDCKSVSRHIRDHVPNLAAVILNAGPYIADRKLLADYTENEWNELVNGNLSSAFYILKELIPVLRQNKGRIITFGFDKVESAPGWMFRSAFAAAKSGLASLTKSIAMEEAANGITANMICPGDITGEWKEKMIEEAIHFHDPKKPVGRPGTGEDIARMVTFLCDEKSDFITGSIFQINGGQDVLSKSSREGK
- a CDS encoding MATE family efflux transporter → MLQTHTLREKFTQFFHIFIPIFITQIGLSSINFFDTTMSGKFSAEDLAGVAIGSSIWVPVYTGLTGILLSITPIAAQLLGAKKQSEVSYQVKQGLYLGIIMALAVFVIGSFGIKPILNAMNIEPVVRDIAKNYLIALSFGIVPLFLYQVIRCFIDSLGQTKVSMMITLLSIPINVSLNYLFIFGKFGFPALGGVGAGVASAITYWFVLGIAIWIVQKKHPFSLYKIFSALPAPSLKSFVEILKIGIPIGFAIFFEVSIFSAVTLLMSNYDTMTIAAHQAAMNFSAVMFMFPLSISMALTIVVGFEVGAKRLHDAFQYSWLGISFAVCMAFVSSFILYQFREDIAAIYTENPIVLELTANFLLFAILFQLSDALQAPIQGALRGYKDVNVTFWICFFAYWIVGLPAGYLLAEFTSLEAYGYWIGLTIGLSVGALLLGSRLYYIQKRKRASDVSSFS